From one Nocardioides yefusunii genomic stretch:
- a CDS encoding cold-shock protein, whose protein sequence is MATQGTVKWFNAEKGFGFIAQDNGGDDVFVHFSAIQSNGFKSLDENQKVEFDLAQGPKGPQAENVRPL, encoded by the coding sequence ATGGCTACTCAGGGCACCGTCAAGTGGTTCAACGCTGAGAAGGGCTTCGGCTTCATCGCTCAGGACAACGGCGGCGACGACGTCTTCGTTCACTTCTCCGCCATCCAGAGCAACGGCTTCAAGTCGCTCGACGAGAACCAGAAGGTCGAGTTCGACCTCGCCCAGGGCCCCAAGGGTCCCCAGGCTGAGAACGTTCGCCCCCTCTGA
- a CDS encoding peptide chain release factor 3, whose product MLDTRPRRTFAVISHPDAGKSTTTEALALHARAINEAGAVHGKGDRKATVSDWMAMEKARGISITSAALQFDYRGHVINLVDTPGHSDFSEDTYRVLSAVDSAVMMIDAGKGLEPQTLKLFRVCALRGIPVITVINKWDRPGLSPLELMDNIQDQIKIRPTPLTWPVGEAGDFRGVLDRRSGEFIKYTRTAGGATIAPETRMSSEQVGEDDRLVWEAAFEEHQLLDLEEANHDQATFLAGETTPVMFASALQNFGIAQLLELLLELAPAPSPTPGVDGTLRNPEDEFSAFVFKVQSGMNSAHRDRLAYARIVSGEFERGMVVTHAETGRPFATKFAQTVFGRETTSVEHAYPGDIIGLVNANSLRVGDTIFTGDKIEFPKVPSFAPEHFMTASAGDISRFKQFRKGIEQLDQEGVVQVLRSDLRGDQNPVLAAVGPLQFEVVEDRMLNEFNSPIRLARLDYKVARVTDAAGAEALKGARGCEVLQRRDGTHVVLFADQWRANATARDNPDVRLDALPAGGV is encoded by the coding sequence GTGCTCGACACCCGACCCCGCCGTACATTCGCCGTCATCAGCCACCCTGACGCCGGTAAGTCCACCACCACCGAAGCGCTGGCGCTGCACGCGCGCGCCATCAACGAGGCCGGCGCAGTGCACGGCAAGGGTGACCGCAAGGCCACCGTCTCGGACTGGATGGCCATGGAGAAGGCCCGAGGCATCTCCATCACCTCCGCCGCACTCCAGTTCGACTACCGCGGCCACGTGATCAACCTGGTCGACACCCCGGGCCACTCCGACTTCTCCGAGGACACCTACCGCGTGCTCTCCGCCGTGGACTCCGCGGTGATGATGATCGACGCCGGTAAGGGTCTCGAGCCGCAGACGCTCAAGCTGTTCCGGGTCTGTGCCCTGCGCGGCATCCCGGTGATCACGGTCATCAACAAGTGGGACCGCCCCGGTCTGTCCCCGCTGGAACTGATGGACAACATCCAGGACCAGATCAAGATCCGTCCGACGCCGCTGACCTGGCCGGTCGGCGAGGCCGGCGACTTCCGAGGCGTGCTGGACCGCCGCAGTGGCGAGTTCATCAAGTACACCCGCACCGCCGGTGGCGCCACGATCGCTCCCGAGACGCGCATGTCGTCGGAGCAGGTCGGCGAGGACGACCGTCTCGTCTGGGAGGCCGCCTTCGAGGAGCACCAGCTGCTCGACCTCGAGGAGGCCAACCACGACCAGGCCACGTTCCTGGCCGGCGAGACCACCCCGGTGATGTTCGCCTCCGCGCTGCAGAACTTCGGCATCGCCCAGCTCCTGGAACTGCTGCTGGAGCTCGCTCCTGCCCCTAGCCCCACCCCCGGCGTCGACGGCACCCTGCGCAACCCCGAGGACGAGTTCTCCGCCTTCGTCTTCAAGGTCCAGTCGGGCATGAACTCCGCCCACCGTGACCGTCTGGCGTACGCCCGCATCGTCTCGGGCGAGTTCGAGCGCGGCATGGTCGTGACGCACGCCGAGACCGGCCGTCCGTTCGCGACGAAGTTCGCCCAGACCGTCTTCGGGCGCGAGACCACCTCGGTGGAGCACGCCTACCCCGGCGACATCATCGGTCTGGTCAACGCCAACTCCCTGCGTGTGGGCGACACGATCTTCACCGGCGACAAGATCGAGTTCCCGAAGGTTCCCTCCTTCGCCCCCGAGCACTTCATGACCGCATCTGCCGGCGACATCTCGCGCTTCAAGCAGTTCCGCAAGGGCATCGAGCAGCTGGACCAGGAAGGCGTCGTCCAAGTGCTCCGTTCCGACCTGCGTGGCGACCAGAACCCCGTCCTCGCCGCGGTCGGACCGCTGCAGTTCGAGGTTGTCGAGGACCGCATGCTCAACGAGTTCAACTCCCCGATCCGCTTGGCGCGCCTCGACTACAAGGTCGCCCGGGTCACCGACGCGGCCGGTGCCGAGGCGCTCAAGGGAGCCCGCGGTTGCGAGGTTCTGCAGCGTCGCGACGGCACCCACGTGGTGCTCTTCGCCGACCAGTGGCGGGCCAACGCGACCGCTCGTGACAACCCGGACGTGCGACTCGACGCGCTGCCCGCCGGCGGCGTCTGA
- a CDS encoding glycosyltransferase, translated as MNDRPAAWTAALRRRGLPLVFTVHDLRNPHHRNRGAHDAALDVLVPAADALITLPPGAAVEIRRRWGREALVLPQFHVIHNHSLSPVPITRAHTIPAPMLTALHTPLTGRLRDAVTGTRAPGSFVAVSGDTATAWSRVLRGGWVPHVSNGVDVLRWQPPGYEPHPTAAGVTGRHHAVWSGRIVPEKAPHDAIDAARTARTPLVLAGPVVDAEYHTTEVVPRLGRGARFLGHLPQEELRRWVASADVAVVSPAWEGPFGLVAAEALACGTPMAGYARGGRPEFVTPAVGVLVPGGGVGALGMAMRRAARLSRAAASPGRRWHDRPLRAPRRQRASRARPAAGAERRRASRGRGHRSVLAPSPPGLAR; from the coding sequence ATGAACGACAGACCGGCTGCGTGGACCGCTGCCCTGCGTCGTCGGGGCCTCCCACTGGTGTTCACCGTCCATGACCTGCGCAACCCGCACCACCGAAACCGCGGCGCCCACGACGCGGCCCTCGACGTCCTTGTCCCGGCAGCCGATGCGCTGATCACGCTGCCCCCCGGAGCTGCCGTGGAGATCCGTCGACGCTGGGGCCGGGAGGCGCTGGTGCTCCCCCAGTTCCACGTGATCCACAACCACAGCCTCTCCCCCGTGCCGATCACCCGCGCGCACACCATTCCTGCGCCCATGCTCACCGCCCTGCACACGCCGCTGACGGGTCGACTGCGCGACGCCGTCACGGGTACGCGTGCCCCCGGCTCGTTCGTGGCCGTCTCCGGCGACACCGCGACTGCGTGGTCACGGGTGCTGCGCGGCGGCTGGGTCCCGCATGTCTCCAACGGGGTCGACGTCCTGCGCTGGCAGCCCCCGGGCTACGAGCCTCACCCCACGGCTGCGGGCGTGACGGGTCGGCACCACGCCGTCTGGTCGGGACGGATCGTCCCGGAGAAGGCACCACACGATGCCATCGACGCGGCGCGCACCGCCCGGACCCCGCTGGTGCTGGCCGGGCCGGTGGTGGACGCCGAGTACCACACCACCGAGGTGGTTCCCCGACTCGGGCGTGGCGCCCGGTTCCTCGGCCACCTCCCGCAGGAGGAACTGCGCCGCTGGGTGGCGTCGGCCGACGTCGCCGTGGTGAGTCCGGCTTGGGAGGGGCCGTTCGGGCTGGTGGCCGCCGAGGCCCTGGCGTGCGGCACCCCGATGGCCGGCTACGCCCGCGGCGGTCGCCCCGAGTTCGTCACGCCGGCGGTCGGTGTGCTGGTTCCCGGCGGCGGCGTCGGGGCACTGGGCATGGCGATGCGTCGTGCCGCCCGCCTGTCCCGTGCCGCAGCCTCGCCCGGGAGGCGGTGGCATGATCGGCCACTACGTGCACCACGTCGGCAGCGGGCATCTCGTGCGCGCCCAGCAGCTGGCGCGGAGCGTCGCCGAGCATCTCGGGGTCGGGGTCATCGGTCTGTCCTCGCTCCCTCACCCCCAGGCCTGGCCCGGTGA
- a CDS encoding sigma-70 family RNA polymerase sigma factor — MDHSQFQKSLSAPTPLDLSREERSRRTRQLALQLRSTSCPDERERLVDEMILVNRGVADSIAHRYTGRGVSVDDVRQVAAVGLVKGVQRFDPTRDQDLLTFAVPTIRGEIRRYFRDHAWFVRPPRRVQELQSGITRLRETVAQSDGREPSEQEAVAALGTTAEEYREAVTAFGQFSPSSLDRPLREDGATLADVLPDPDDGFAAVEARLLLEPVIGTLSPRERDLLRWRFVEDLTQVEIGRRLGVTQMQVSRLLSSLMARMRESIAGSSQALAA, encoded by the coding sequence ATGGACCACTCGCAGTTCCAGAAGTCCCTGTCCGCTCCCACCCCTCTCGACCTGTCGCGCGAGGAACGCAGCCGCCGGACCAGACAGCTCGCACTCCAGCTCCGGTCCACGAGCTGTCCGGACGAACGTGAACGACTGGTCGACGAGATGATCCTCGTCAACCGTGGTGTCGCCGACTCCATCGCCCACCGCTACACCGGGCGCGGCGTCTCCGTCGACGACGTCCGGCAGGTGGCAGCCGTCGGCCTCGTCAAGGGGGTCCAGCGCTTCGACCCGACCCGCGACCAGGACCTGCTCACCTTCGCGGTTCCCACCATCCGCGGCGAGATCCGCCGCTATTTCCGCGACCACGCCTGGTTCGTCCGGCCTCCCCGCCGCGTCCAGGAGCTCCAGTCCGGCATCACGCGGTTGCGGGAGACGGTCGCCCAGAGTGACGGGCGCGAACCCAGCGAGCAGGAGGCCGTCGCCGCGCTGGGCACCACCGCTGAGGAGTACCGCGAGGCGGTCACCGCGTTCGGGCAGTTCTCCCCGTCGTCGCTCGACCGACCGTTGCGCGAGGACGGCGCGACGCTCGCTGACGTCTTGCCCGACCCTGACGACGGGTTCGCCGCGGTCGAGGCACGCCTCCTCCTCGAACCCGTGATCGGCACGCTGAGCCCGCGCGAGCGTGACCTTCTGCGCTGGAGGTTCGTCGAGGACCTGACCCAGGTTGAGATCGGCCGTCGTCTGGGAGTCACGCAGATGCAGGTCTCGCGCCTGCTGTCGTCGCTCATGGCGCGCATGCGCGAGAGCATCGCCGGGTCGAGTCAGGCCCTGGCTGCCTGA
- a CDS encoding catalase translates to MEPSDLGRRITDALRGDPDEKNPDLTTHGLDDPAHVGGAKPSLEEPTEPRDPLPPRPDQRGAADVSPTGAPCSAPGNDARAPGRTQQGAYLTTAQGARLRDTDHSLKAGRRGPTLLQDHHLREKITHFDHERIPERVVHARGAAAHGRFESYGTATDATCAPFLAEGVVTPVFVRFSTVLGSRGSADTVRDTRGFATKFYTPVGTFDLVANNIPVFFIKDGIKFPDVVHAAKPHPDREIPQAQSAHDTFWDFVTLHPEAQHHTIWNMSDRGIPRSYRMMEGFGVHTFRLVDAEGGTSLAKFHWKPVLGVHSLTWEEAQTLAGADPDYHRRDLYDSIEAGHHPQWELGVQAFPDTPEQTFEGIDLLDPTKLVPEELAPVQRVGRLTLDANPRNFFAETEQVAFHPGHLPPGIDVTDDPLLQARLFSYLDTQLTRLGGPNFGEIPINRPQALVNDMLRDGFHQQADHAGVAPYKPNSLDGGCPFMAGPGAFTDLPVRVTESVKERADVDEADDPLRQVRLFWDSLSDVEREHVAGAFAFELASCREAVIRERQVNLLAQVSTDLATTVATSLGLPAPALADASVPDRPEPSPALSQVGRTWPVAGRKVALVVDPGHPLDDLGAWLDQLHAAGVVPVVVAPHGGTVEGIEIGRTLTTARSVEFDAVLFAGAPLTLADARPGIDVRTATFRESDVDPRVLVMAQEAWRHCKAIGAWGLGGEAVHVAGVPEDAVGVVVAGQASEVIDGLVEHLAAHRVWDRFPAVPLT, encoded by the coding sequence ATGGAACCGTCCGACCTCGGCAGGAGGATCACCGACGCGCTGCGAGGTGACCCCGACGAGAAGAACCCCGACCTGACCACCCACGGACTGGACGACCCCGCCCACGTGGGAGGCGCCAAGCCGTCGCTGGAGGAGCCGACCGAGCCCCGCGACCCGCTCCCGCCACGGCCCGACCAGCGCGGTGCCGCCGACGTCTCCCCGACGGGGGCACCCTGTTCCGCGCCGGGAAACGACGCGCGAGCCCCCGGCCGCACCCAGCAGGGGGCGTACCTCACCACGGCCCAGGGAGCCCGGTTGCGCGACACCGACCACTCCCTGAAGGCCGGACGCCGGGGACCCACGCTGCTCCAGGACCACCACCTGCGGGAGAAGATCACCCACTTCGACCACGAGCGCATCCCCGAGCGCGTGGTCCACGCCCGCGGGGCGGCCGCCCACGGTCGGTTCGAGTCCTACGGGACCGCCACCGACGCCACCTGCGCACCGTTCCTTGCCGAGGGCGTGGTCACCCCCGTCTTCGTTCGCTTCTCGACGGTGCTCGGTTCGCGCGGGTCGGCCGACACCGTGCGTGACACTCGTGGGTTCGCTACGAAGTTCTACACGCCGGTGGGCACCTTCGACCTGGTGGCCAACAACATCCCGGTCTTCTTCATCAAGGACGGGATCAAGTTCCCCGACGTGGTGCACGCCGCCAAGCCGCACCCCGACCGGGAGATCCCGCAGGCCCAGAGCGCGCACGACACGTTCTGGGACTTCGTCACCCTGCACCCCGAGGCGCAGCACCACACCATCTGGAACATGTCCGACCGCGGCATCCCGCGCTCGTACCGGATGATGGAGGGCTTCGGCGTCCACACGTTCCGCCTGGTGGACGCCGAGGGCGGCACGTCGCTGGCCAAGTTCCACTGGAAGCCCGTGCTGGGGGTGCACTCCCTGACGTGGGAGGAGGCCCAGACGCTGGCGGGCGCCGATCCCGACTACCACCGCCGTGACCTGTACGACTCGATCGAGGCGGGCCACCACCCGCAGTGGGAACTGGGCGTTCAGGCCTTCCCCGACACGCCGGAGCAGACCTTCGAGGGCATCGACCTGCTCGACCCGACCAAGCTCGTGCCCGAGGAACTCGCTCCGGTCCAACGGGTGGGGCGCCTCACCCTGGACGCCAACCCCCGCAACTTCTTCGCGGAGACCGAGCAGGTCGCGTTCCACCCCGGGCACCTCCCGCCGGGCATCGACGTCACCGACGACCCGCTGCTCCAAGCGCGGCTCTTCTCCTACCTGGACACGCAGCTGACCCGCCTGGGTGGCCCCAACTTCGGCGAGATCCCGATCAACCGGCCCCAGGCCCTGGTCAACGACATGCTGCGCGACGGTTTCCACCAGCAGGCCGATCACGCCGGCGTCGCGCCCTACAAGCCCAACTCCCTCGACGGTGGGTGTCCGTTCATGGCCGGGCCGGGGGCGTTCACCGACCTCCCGGTGCGGGTCACCGAGTCGGTCAAGGAACGTGCCGACGTCGACGAGGCCGACGACCCGCTGCGGCAGGTCCGCCTATTCTGGGACTCCCTCAGCGACGTCGAGCGGGAGCACGTCGCGGGCGCGTTCGCCTTCGAGCTCGCCTCGTGTCGTGAGGCCGTGATCCGGGAGCGCCAGGTCAACCTGCTTGCCCAGGTCTCCACCGACCTGGCCACGACCGTCGCCACGTCTCTGGGGCTCCCTGCTCCCGCACTTGCTGACGCGAGCGTCCCGGACCGGCCCGAGCCCAGCCCTGCGCTCTCGCAGGTGGGACGCACGTGGCCGGTCGCGGGCCGCAAGGTGGCCCTGGTGGTCGACCCCGGCCACCCGCTCGACGACCTAGGCGCCTGGCTCGACCAGCTGCACGCCGCCGGGGTCGTCCCGGTGGTGGTCGCGCCGCACGGCGGAACGGTTGAGGGCATCGAGATCGGACGCACCCTGACCACGGCTCGCTCGGTAGAGTTCGACGCGGTGCTGTTCGCCGGGGCGCCGCTCACGCTGGCCGACGCCCGGCCCGGCATCGACGTGCGCACCGCGACGTTCCGCGAGTCCGACGTCGACCCCCGCGTGCTGGTGATGGCCCAAGAGGCGTGGCGCCACTGCAAGGCGATCGGTGCGTGGGGTCTCGGAGGCGAGGCGGTCCACGTCGCGGGCGTGCCGGAGGACGCTGTCGGAGTCGTCGTGGCCGGCCAGGCCTCCGAGGTGATCGACGGGTTGGTCGAGCACCTGGCCGCGCACCGGGTCTGGGACCGGTTCCCTGCCGTCCCGCTCACCTGA
- a CDS encoding phosphoribosylanthranilate isomerase: MKICGLRTSDHARVAVEAGADAVGVVMNRTSVRRATEDEAREVITATRAAAHVADRVVDTVLVVNDMAAVEAAEIAARLGFDVLQLHGKAYGEEDFAAARAVLPRIWRATSLDLDPPLTVGAWGEEMLLLDAPKPGSGERWDLSVLAGSAPQGHWLVAGGLAPGNVAEAVDVVKPWGVDVSSGVEVEPGEKSSDLIRAFVAAARR, encoded by the coding sequence GTGAAGATCTGTGGCCTCCGCACCTCCGACCACGCCCGGGTGGCGGTGGAGGCGGGAGCCGACGCCGTCGGTGTGGTGATGAACCGCACCAGCGTCCGTCGGGCCACCGAGGACGAGGCGCGTGAGGTCATCACCGCGACCCGCGCCGCCGCGCACGTGGCTGATCGCGTCGTCGACACCGTGCTCGTCGTCAACGACATGGCGGCCGTCGAGGCTGCGGAGATCGCGGCTCGGCTCGGCTTTGACGTGCTGCAGTTGCACGGCAAGGCGTACGGCGAGGAGGACTTCGCCGCGGCTCGGGCCGTGTTGCCCCGGATCTGGCGCGCCACCTCGCTCGATCTCGACCCGCCGCTCACCGTCGGCGCGTGGGGCGAGGAGATGCTGCTCCTCGACGCTCCCAAGCCGGGATCGGGTGAGCGCTGGGACCTGTCGGTCCTGGCCGGCAGTGCACCGCAGGGACACTGGCTCGTCGCCGGTGGCCTGGCGCCGGGCAACGTCGCCGAGGCCGTCGACGTCGTGAAGCCGTGGGGCGTCGACGTCTCCAGTGGTGTGGAGGTCGAACCGGGGGAGAAGTCCTCGGACCTGATCCGCGCCTTCGTGGCGGCCGCGCGTCGCTGA
- a CDS encoding asparaginase: MTSQTAQTTSTAAGDNSLPVVELFALGGTIASAPRTDGEGVSPTVRVEDLVAAVPGLVAVAQVRATQVLQVPSCEVTPGDVVELAARMRAAVDAGAAGCVVTQGTDTLEETAFLLDLLWDREAPVVVTGAMRTPDAPGADGPANLLGAVTVAASDTARGAGVLAVVGDQIHAARYVHKAHTSAPSAFVSPGTGPIGWLVEGRAALALTPRRPAAVHLAEDTPLPEVLVVRVGMGESPALLSALVSGAVPGVAGVVLEGVGGGHVPRALVPALRDLVARVPVVLASRTGAGETLSRSYGYPGGDVDLTQAGLVPSGTLDAARARLTLRVALAVGVERGEVEDCFRRLARTD, encoded by the coding sequence GTGACCTCTCAGACAGCCCAGACCACGTCGACCGCGGCTGGTGACAACTCTCTCCCCGTCGTGGAACTCTTCGCCCTCGGCGGAACGATCGCGAGTGCTCCGCGTACCGACGGCGAGGGAGTCTCGCCGACGGTACGGGTCGAGGACCTCGTCGCGGCGGTTCCCGGGCTGGTCGCGGTGGCGCAGGTGCGTGCCACGCAGGTGCTGCAGGTTCCCTCCTGCGAGGTGACGCCGGGCGACGTCGTCGAGCTCGCGGCCCGGATGCGTGCCGCCGTCGACGCCGGAGCAGCCGGATGCGTGGTCACTCAGGGCACCGACACGCTCGAGGAGACCGCTTTCCTGCTCGACCTGCTCTGGGACCGCGAGGCGCCGGTGGTCGTCACCGGAGCGATGCGGACACCGGACGCGCCGGGGGCCGACGGCCCCGCGAACCTGCTCGGAGCCGTCACCGTCGCGGCGTCCGACACTGCCCGGGGCGCCGGCGTGCTGGCCGTCGTCGGCGACCAGATCCACGCGGCCCGCTACGTGCACAAGGCCCACACCTCGGCGCCGTCGGCGTTCGTCTCGCCCGGTACCGGCCCGATCGGATGGCTCGTCGAGGGGCGCGCCGCCCTGGCCCTGACCCCACGCCGGCCCGCAGCAGTGCACCTGGCCGAAGACACCCCTCTGCCCGAGGTCCTGGTCGTCCGGGTGGGGATGGGGGAGAGCCCCGCGCTCCTCAGCGCCCTCGTGTCCGGGGCGGTTCCCGGCGTTGCCGGCGTCGTCCTCGAAGGCGTCGGCGGTGGTCACGTCCCGCGTGCGCTGGTCCCGGCGCTGCGTGACCTGGTCGCCCGTGTCCCGGTCGTCCTGGCCTCCCGCACCGGCGCGGGCGAGACCCTCTCGCGCAGTTACGGATATCCCGGGGGTGACGTGGATCTGACCCAGGCCGGACTGGTGCCTTCGGGCACCCTCGACGCTGCACGTGCGCGACTCACGCTGCGGGTCGCGCTGGCCGTGGGCGTCGAACGGGGGGAGGTGGAGGACTGCTTCCGTCGGCTCGCCCGCACCGACTGA
- a CDS encoding GAF and ANTAR domain-containing protein: protein MGEHVRTAGPPPGGQDVAAWFAQISQELHAQPAEEPTLERILEQALNVVHGDWAGIALRRRRGRWESVAASAPVVTECDEIQAKLGDGPALAGEPDQVGLLCRNTLTDPRMPVWGPLAASKGVRSVLNLRLVLPRPDGDPRLLGAINIYDSRISAFTRDDLDRGLVFATHATRALATARELEGLEAAISSRHVIGIAQGILMQRYCLDQVNAFEALRRYASASNMKLRDVARTVIDNGALETPHVPAHREPDPLGSRPVLPKEELRP from the coding sequence ATGGGTGAGCACGTGAGGACCGCTGGCCCCCCGCCGGGTGGGCAGGACGTGGCTGCGTGGTTCGCGCAGATCAGCCAAGAGCTGCACGCCCAGCCGGCCGAGGAGCCGACTCTGGAGCGTATCCTCGAGCAGGCCCTCAACGTCGTGCACGGAGACTGGGCAGGCATCGCGCTGCGGCGCCGCCGTGGTCGGTGGGAGTCGGTCGCCGCCAGTGCGCCAGTGGTCACCGAGTGCGACGAGATCCAGGCCAAGCTGGGTGACGGACCGGCGCTGGCGGGAGAGCCCGACCAGGTCGGCCTCCTGTGCCGCAACACGCTGACCGATCCCCGGATGCCGGTGTGGGGTCCGTTGGCAGCGTCCAAGGGTGTCCGCTCGGTCCTCAACCTGCGACTCGTGCTGCCCCGACCCGACGGCGACCCGCGCCTCCTGGGCGCGATCAACATCTACGATTCGCGCATCTCCGCGTTCACGCGGGACGACCTCGACCGTGGCCTGGTCTTCGCCACGCACGCCACCCGTGCACTGGCCACCGCCCGCGAACTCGAGGGCTTGGAGGCCGCGATCAGCTCCCGGCACGTCATCGGGATCGCCCAGGGCATCCTGATGCAGCGCTACTGCTTGGACCAGGTGAACGCGTTCGAGGCGCTGCGGCGCTACGCCAGCGCATCGAACATGAAGTTGCGCGACGTCGCCCGGACGGTGATCGACAACGGCGCGCTCGAGACACCGCACGTGCCCGCGCACCGTGAGCCGGACCCGCTCGGGTCACGCCCGGTGCTCCCCAAGGAAGAGCTCCGGCCGTGA
- a CDS encoding DUF3253 domain-containing protein has translation MPTDDDGVERTEDGRYIVVNGRRWRASDPSIPEKLRQELVNVLMAARRAVRTEGDGARHRVQDAKVALGERGQAWWETVDDEALRVRVAATARSLLRHREGTICPSDVARVVGGESWRERMDLVREVAFALADEGMVQVTRGGEPVARGEGSGPVRIARGENFPE, from the coding sequence ATGCCCACGGACGATGACGGCGTCGAACGCACCGAGGACGGCCGCTACATCGTCGTCAACGGACGACGCTGGCGAGCCAGTGACCCCTCGATCCCCGAGAAACTGCGTCAGGAACTCGTCAACGTGCTGATGGCCGCACGTCGGGCGGTGCGTACCGAGGGCGACGGAGCGCGTCATCGGGTCCAGGACGCGAAGGTTGCGTTGGGGGAACGCGGCCAGGCGTGGTGGGAGACGGTCGACGACGAGGCGCTGCGGGTCCGCGTGGCGGCGACGGCCCGGTCGCTGCTGCGCCATCGTGAAGGAACGATCTGCCCCAGCGACGTTGCGCGTGTGGTGGGTGGTGAGTCCTGGCGCGAGCGGATGGACCTGGTCCGCGAGGTGGCATTCGCGTTGGCTGACGAAGGAATGGTCCAGGTCACCCGAGGCGGTGAGCCCGTGGCGCGGGGCGAGGGGTCAGGCCCGGTGCGGATCGCCCGAGGCGAGAACTTCCCCGAGTGA
- a CDS encoding MarR family winged helix-turn-helix transcriptional regulator encodes MTNDVDWLSDDEMDAWLGLGAVAYLLPQALDRQLRRDFGISHSYYTILACTSDAPDGAITMGELAQRAWVSPSRLTHAVGKLEERGWMERVTSPTNRRVQIARLTETGWGALREMAPTHLAEVRRAVFDHLDAEDVAHLARITGRIRDALQTDET; translated from the coding sequence ATGACCAACGACGTCGACTGGCTCTCCGACGACGAGATGGACGCCTGGCTCGGCCTGGGCGCCGTCGCGTACCTCCTCCCCCAGGCACTCGACCGTCAACTGCGACGTGACTTCGGCATCAGCCACTCCTACTACACGATCCTGGCCTGCACCTCGGATGCTCCCGACGGCGCGATCACCATGGGCGAGCTGGCCCAGCGCGCCTGGGTCAGCCCGTCGCGGCTCACTCACGCCGTGGGCAAGCTCGAGGAACGCGGCTGGATGGAGCGCGTCACCTCACCGACCAACCGTCGGGTCCAGATCGCCCGCCTCACCGAGACCGGCTGGGGAGCGCTGCGTGAAATGGCCCCGACCCACCTGGCCGAGGTCCGCCGCGCGGTCTTCGACCACCTCGACGCCGAGGACGTGGCTCATCTGGCGCGGATCACCGGACGAATTCGGGACGCCCTGCAGACAGACGAGACCTGA
- the ribD gene encoding bifunctional diaminohydroxyphosphoribosylaminopyrimidine deaminase/5-amino-6-(5-phosphoribosylamino)uracil reductase RibD, whose translation MSTSLPVIPTDVDGVRRALAVAATARVRAHPNPWVGAVLMTTDGQVFTGATGEPGGLHAEAAAVAAAREAGTDVAGATVFVTLEPCVRFEGKRTPSCAETLRDAGVRRVVVAMLDPDERVSGHGVALLREAGVEVVTDVLRTEAEALLRPYVHHRRTGRPWVLLKMGATLDGRTAAPDGTSQWITGPEARADAHQLRAESDAILVGAGTVRLDDPALDVRHVDGPHPRRIVLGHAPEGAKVHPCTEMSGPLTDVLDTLGAEGVVQLLVEGGAAVAGDFHRQGLVDQYVLYLAPALFGGSDARGLFTGEGAPTMAELWRGEMVDHRRVGADLRVDLLAARTQEEIR comes from the coding sequence ATGAGCACCTCCCTGCCCGTCATCCCCACCGATGTCGACGGCGTCCGGCGGGCGCTGGCGGTCGCCGCGACCGCCCGCGTCCGTGCACACCCCAACCCGTGGGTCGGGGCCGTTCTGATGACCACCGACGGTCAGGTGTTCACCGGTGCCACCGGTGAGCCCGGAGGACTCCACGCCGAGGCAGCCGCGGTGGCCGCCGCTCGCGAAGCGGGAACCGACGTCGCCGGCGCCACGGTGTTCGTCACGCTCGAACCGTGCGTGCGGTTCGAGGGCAAGCGGACCCCGTCGTGCGCCGAGACCCTGCGCGACGCCGGCGTGCGCCGCGTCGTCGTGGCCATGCTCGACCCCGACGAACGCGTCAGCGGCCACGGCGTCGCCCTGCTCCGTGAGGCAGGCGTGGAAGTCGTCACCGACGTCCTGCGCACCGAGGCCGAGGCACTGCTGCGTCCCTACGTCCATCACCGCCGCACCGGCCGCCCGTGGGTGCTGCTCAAGATGGGCGCGACCCTCGACGGACGCACCGCTGCCCCCGACGGCACCAGCCAGTGGATCACCGGCCCCGAGGCCCGCGCCGACGCCCACCAGCTACGCGCCGAGAGCGACGCGATCCTGGTCGGCGCGGGCACCGTCCGACTCGACGACCCCGCGCTCGACGTCCGGCACGTCGACGGTCCCCACCCGCGCCGGATCGTGCTCGGACATGCACCCGAGGGCGCCAAGGTGCACCCCTGCACCGAGATGTCGGGGCCGCTGACCGACGTCCTCGACACCCTCGGCGCCGAAGGCGTCGTCCAGCTCCTCGTGGAGGGCGGAGCCGCCGTGGCCGGCGACTTCCACCGCCAGGGACTCGTCGACCAGTACGTGCTCTACCTCGCCCCCGCTCTCTTCGGAGGGAGCGACGCCCGCGGGCTCTTCACCGGTGAGGGCGCCCCTACGATGGCCGAACTGTGGCGCGGCGAGATGGTCGACCACCGCCGCGTCGGAGCCGACCTGCGTGTCGACCTGCTCGCCGCGCGCACCCAGGAGGAGATCCGATGA